A window from Candidatus Cloacimonadota bacterium encodes these proteins:
- a CDS encoding response regulator, whose product MSELKKIMVVEDNSDMQLMLKDILSDAGFMIDLAKCGEEAICLAERNKYDVVLLDKRLPDIDGFIVFNRIKQLDPKINVVILTAYGDKFIEKSSKQMGAFGYKTKPFVNSELIDIVQQAANH is encoded by the coding sequence ATGAGTGAATTAAAAAAAATAATGGTCGTAGAGGATAATTCTGACATGCAGTTGATGCTAAAAGATATTCTGAGTGATGCCGGATTCATGATAGATCTGGCAAAATGTGGTGAAGAAGCAATTTGTTTAGCAGAAAGAAATAAATATGATGTTGTTCTTTTGGATAAAAGACTTCCTGATATTGATGGGTTTATAGTATTTAACAGAATTAAACAACTTGATCCAAAAATAAATGTTGTTATTTTAACGGCTTATGGAGATAAATTTATCGAAAAATCTTCTAAGCAAATGGGGGCATTTGGCTATAAAACTAAACCTTTTGTAAATAGCGAACTTATAGACATTGTTCAGCAGGCTGCAAATCATTAA
- a CDS encoding response regulator, with amino-acid sequence MHEERIMIVEDEMIIAQDIRKIVQICGYEVCCMARSGEDAIQKANNFKPDLVLMDIMLESKMTGLEAAHTIYRNLNIPFVFVSAYADDITLQKAIKTEPYGYIVKPFEEKELKVILELALYKFKMESKLKKSQKKYLHIFENIQDIYCEFDLDMKILEVSPSIKDYTGWTRKELIGKEVSELFYDNGQINLLKEEIKNNGFLNDFEIELNSKNNKKIIGSIQGKIVSENAGDEEKMVFAIRDITKQKEMEKQIMRTERLAGVGQLAAGIAHEIRNPLGNISSAIQFCLEKYQPKEPLNQYLQIVLRNSESANQIIKELLEFANPRDIKFQHEDIKEILDKTVGLTQTRCEEKKIKVIKDYDKKIDKIAVDEKWIQQCFVNFILNAIDAVKKEGEIQISLEDYNDHIIIEFKDNGKGISQENLKKIFDPFFTTKSDGTGLGLAMALQIILAHSGNVDFESEEGVGTKVMVKLLKKAR; translated from the coding sequence GTGCATGAAGAAAGAATAATGATCGTTGAAGATGAAATGATTATAGCACAAGATATTAGAAAGATCGTGCAGATTTGTGGTTATGAAGTTTGTTGTATGGCACGTTCCGGAGAAGATGCCATCCAAAAAGCTAATAATTTCAAACCTGATCTGGTTCTGATGGATATTATGTTGGAAAGCAAAATGACAGGACTGGAAGCAGCTCATACAATTTATCGAAACTTGAATATTCCATTCGTTTTCGTGTCTGCTTATGCTGATGATATAACACTGCAAAAAGCTATTAAAACAGAACCCTATGGTTATATAGTTAAACCTTTTGAAGAAAAAGAATTGAAGGTAATTTTAGAACTTGCTCTTTATAAGTTCAAAATGGAAAGTAAACTGAAGAAAAGCCAGAAAAAATATCTTCATATTTTTGAAAACATCCAGGATATTTATTGCGAGTTTGATCTCGACATGAAGATTTTAGAAGTAAGTCCTTCCATTAAAGATTATACTGGATGGACAAGGAAAGAATTGATCGGTAAAGAAGTATCTGAGTTATTTTATGATAATGGGCAGATAAATTTACTGAAAGAGGAAATAAAAAATAATGGCTTTTTAAATGATTTTGAAATTGAATTAAACAGCAAAAATAATAAAAAAATAATTGGCTCAATTCAGGGGAAGATTGTATCGGAAAATGCTGGTGATGAAGAAAAAATGGTATTTGCCATAAGAGATATTACAAAACAAAAAGAAATGGAAAAGCAGATAATGCGAACCGAGAGATTAGCTGGTGTGGGTCAATTAGCTGCTGGGATAGCTCATGAAATCAGAAATCCGCTTGGCAACATCAGTTCCGCAATCCAATTCTGCCTGGAAAAATATCAGCCCAAAGAACCCTTAAATCAATATTTGCAAATAGTCTTAAGGAATTCTGAAAGTGCCAATCAAATTATTAAAGAGCTTCTTGAATTTGCAAATCCCAGAGACATAAAATTTCAGCATGAAGATATTAAAGAGATATTGGACAAAACGGTTGGATTGACACAAACCCGTTGTGAAGAAAAAAAAATAAAAGTAATAAAAGATTACGATAAGAAAATAGATAAAATTGCAGTAGATGAAAAATGGATACAACAATGTTTTGTGAACTTCATTCTTAATGCAATTGATGCTGTAAAAAAAGAGGGTGAAATACAAATATCTTTAGAAGATTATAATGATCATATCATCATTGAATTTAAAGATAATGGAAAGGGAATATCTCAGGAAAACCTGAAAAAAATATTCGATCCTTTCTTTACTACGAAATCTGACGGAACAGGTCTTGGCTTGGCAATGGCTCTTCAGATAATTCTAGCTCATAGTGGAAATGTAGATTTTGAAAGCGAGGAAGGCGTGGGAACCAAAGTAATGGTAAAGTTACTTAAAAAAGCCAGATAA
- a CDS encoding sigma-54 dependent transcriptional regulator → MNKILIIDDNQDMTFLLSNILKDKGYKVYVAGNGLQGYQKAKRNNPDLVLLDMRLPEMNGIEVLEKLMKLPKEMQVIMITAYADLNDAVKAMKLGAYDYVTKPFNNDELLLTIDNALRTINLSQEVKDLKKKLGQKTVSVKEIGDSSAIQNVFKQVDLIAKTNMSIILQGKSGSGKEVFANLIHQRSPRSGESFVAVDCGAIPANLLESEFFGHERGAFTGAYSTKSGKFEESDGGTLLLDEITNLPLDGQAKLLRAIETKQVRHLGGRNTIDFDVRLIATTNKNIKNEVIKGNFREDLYHRLNEFTITLPTLQERRDDIQTLAEVFLTEANEELEKKVKGFTKEAMKQMLNHEWPGNVRELKFTIKRAALLTNKDYIEPYHLSFALNYKFDSNTNSLLLENGLTFDELVEDYERKILENTLNKTERNKTKTAKMLGLNRKTLYRKLKALDIEL, encoded by the coding sequence ATGAATAAAATTCTAATCATAGATGATAACCAGGATATGACTTTTTTATTGAGTAATATTTTGAAAGATAAAGGTTATAAAGTTTATGTAGCTGGAAATGGTTTACAAGGTTATCAGAAAGCAAAAAGAAATAATCCAGACCTTGTTTTACTTGATATGAGACTTCCAGAAATGAATGGTATTGAAGTTCTAGAAAAATTAATGAAACTTCCCAAAGAAATGCAGGTTATCATGATAACTGCTTATGCAGATCTAAATGATGCTGTGAAAGCTATGAAGTTGGGAGCTTACGATTACGTAACCAAACCTTTTAATAATGATGAATTACTTCTGACTATAGATAATGCATTAAGAACAATAAATTTGAGCCAGGAAGTAAAAGACCTGAAGAAGAAATTGGGGCAGAAAACTGTAAGTGTAAAAGAAATCGGTGATAGTTCTGCTATCCAAAATGTATTTAAACAGGTGGATTTGATAGCGAAAACAAATATGAGCATTATTTTGCAGGGGAAAAGTGGAAGCGGTAAAGAAGTATTTGCAAACCTAATTCATCAACGCAGTCCAAGAAGCGGTGAATCTTTTGTAGCTGTAGATTGTGGAGCCATTCCGGCTAACTTGTTGGAAAGTGAGTTTTTTGGACACGAACGAGGTGCTTTTACGGGTGCATATTCCACCAAATCAGGCAAATTTGAAGAAAGTGATGGTGGAACTTTACTGCTGGATGAAATCACAAATCTTCCTCTGGATGGACAAGCTAAATTATTACGTGCTATTGAAACTAAACAAGTACGACATCTGGGAGGTCGGAACACCATCGATTTTGATGTTCGTCTTATTGCTACGACCAATAAAAACATTAAGAACGAAGTTATAAAAGGCAATTTCAGGGAAGATCTATATCATCGCTTAAATGAATTTACAATTACTCTTCCTACACTGCAGGAAAGAAGAGATGATATTCAAACTCTGGCAGAAGTTTTTTTGACAGAAGCAAATGAAGAACTGGAAAAGAAAGTTAAAGGATTCACAAAAGAAGCTATGAAACAAATGTTGAATCACGAATGGCCTGGAAATGTTCGGGAATTAAAATTTACGATCAAAAGAGCTGCACTACTAACCAATAAAGATTATATTGAACCATATCATTTATCATTTGCCTTGAATTATAAATTTGATTCAAATACAAATTCATTATTATTAGAAAATGGTCTAACATTTGATGAACTTGTAGAAGATTATGAAAGAAAGATCCTGGAAAACACTCTAAATAAAACTGAGAGAAACAAAACTAAAACAGCAAAGATGTTGGGACTGAATCGAAAAACTTTGTATAGGAAATTAAAAGCGCTTGATATTGAATTGTAA